The Crocosphaera subtropica ATCC 51142 genome includes a window with the following:
- a CDS encoding fused DSP-PTPase phosphatase/NAD kinase-like protein: MKLYPNYLWWVIPEKLAGMPRPLLADLPQLYQAQIRGIVSVMDEPSGIKEYQEAGFSALWLPITGGKAPTVEQVLEFVKFADSLLKKNQSVVVHCTSGNRRTGTLLASYLIAKGEDPKIVLHLIQKVRPTAELREAQINFLSNLPMLLNQ, translated from the coding sequence ATGAAGTTGTATCCCAATTATCTCTGGTGGGTAATTCCTGAAAAATTAGCAGGAATGCCCCGTCCTCTCCTTGCAGATTTACCTCAACTTTATCAGGCTCAAATCAGAGGAATTGTCTCAGTCATGGATGAACCTTCTGGCATAAAAGAATATCAAGAAGCTGGATTTTCAGCTTTGTGGTTGCCGATTACGGGAGGAAAAGCTCCTACTGTTGAACAAGTTCTTGAATTTGTAAAATTTGCTGATTCTTTACTCAAAAAAAATCAATCAGTTGTTGTGCATTGTACCAGTGGCAATCGCAGAACTGGAACTCTTTTAGCTTCCTATCTAATTGCTAAAGGAGAAGATCCTAAAATTGTCCTTCATCTTATTCAAAAAGTTCGTCCAACGGCTGAACTAAGAGAAGCTCAAATCAACTTTTTATCAAATTTACCGATGCTTTTAAATCAATAA
- the rbsK gene encoding ribokinase yields MSIVVFGSINMDMIAQTPRFPQPGETITGTHFITLPGGKGANQAVATAKLGRSTYFVGRVGGDSLGRDLLKKLETFDINTQGVLIDKNTSSGVAMITVETSGENSIIVIPGANGNINESDVIRLEKILLKTSLLLLQLEIPLKAVEIAALEAKKLGVTVMLDPAPAPEKIPDSLYPLIDIITPNQTEAAKLVGFPVSDTETIKKAAEELLQKGVKIVIIKLGQKGAFYATENEEGFVAPTAVKAIDTVGAGDGFNGGVAAALDRGLSLKEALKWGAIVGALTTTEEGAQTALPDLETVEQLINNPLSSL; encoded by the coding sequence ATGAGTATTGTAGTTTTCGGTAGCATTAATATGGATATGATTGCCCAAACCCCTCGCTTTCCTCAACCGGGGGAAACCATTACAGGCACTCACTTTATCACTTTACCAGGAGGAAAAGGGGCAAACCAAGCGGTTGCAACGGCAAAATTAGGTCGTTCAACTTACTTTGTGGGACGGGTTGGGGGTGATAGTTTAGGGAGAGATTTATTAAAAAAATTAGAAACATTTGACATCAATACTCAGGGAGTTTTGATTGATAAAAATACCTCTTCAGGGGTAGCGATGATCACAGTAGAAACATCAGGAGAAAATAGCATTATTGTTATTCCTGGGGCTAATGGTAACATTAATGAGTCTGATGTTATTCGTTTAGAGAAAATTCTCTTGAAAACCAGCCTTTTATTATTACAATTAGAAATTCCCTTAAAAGCAGTAGAAATAGCAGCCCTAGAAGCAAAAAAATTAGGGGTGACAGTCATGTTAGATCCAGCACCAGCACCAGAGAAAATTCCTGATAGTTTATATCCTCTAATTGATATTATTACCCCCAATCAAACCGAAGCAGCGAAATTAGTCGGTTTCCCTGTGTCTGATACAGAAACCATTAAAAAAGCGGCTGAGGAATTATTGCAAAAAGGAGTCAAAATTGTCATTATTAAACTAGGGCAAAAAGGAGCCTTTTATGCCACAGAAAACGAGGAAGGATTTGTCGCTCCTACCGCCGTTAAAGCCATTGATACAGTGGGGGCAGGAGATGGATTTAATGGGGGAGTTGCTGCTGCTTTGGATCGGGGTTTATCCCTTAAAGAAGCCTTGAAATGGGGAGCTATTGTAGGAGCTTTAACTACCACAGAAGAAGGCGCACAAACTGCTTTACCCGACTTAGAAACCGTTGAACAATTAATAAATAACCCTCTTTCATCACTCTAG
- a CDS encoding transposase has translation MAIRSNHRVWLPREAKVRANRWRKFEHTRWDGKKETRYIREIIYGKRMKIKYWEITRDKENITQEESWFVMTRIPEIKYKEVGDIYGVRTWVEYGFKQSKSELGWADF, from the coding sequence GTGGCTATACGCAGTAATCATAGAGTATGGCTTCCAAGAGAAGCGAAAGTTAGAGCGAACCGATGGCGTAAATTTGAACACACAAGATGGGATGGAAAAAAAGAAACTAGATATATTAGAGAGATAATTTATGGGAAAAGAATGAAGATTAAATATTGGGAAATTACTAGAGATAAAGAAAATATAACTCAAGAAGAAAGTTGGTTTGTAATGACAAGAATTCCTGAGATTAAATATAAAGAAGTTGGGGATATTTACGGAGTAAGAACTTGGGTGGAATATGGATTTAAACAATCTAAAAGTGAACTAGGATGGGCAGATTTCTGA
- the dnaN gene encoding DNA polymerase III subunit beta, which translates to MKFVCSQSDLNSNLSLVSRAVPSRPTHPILANVLVIADSQKNRVSLTAFDLSLGIETSFSADVSEDGKITLPAKLLNDIVSRLPEGEITLMAEEAEDNDSQIVALKCASGQFQVRAMDAEEFPPLPTVEEGESIQLPIIMLTEGLKGALFAASSDETKQILTGVHLTGTPDSLEFAATDGHRLSVVETTLPPQTDEDNEDETSSEMPNLEGFAVTIPARALRELERMIGNRSESDAIALQVDEAQVVFQLGHQRLTVRKLDGAYPNYQMLIPKEFTRTISLERKRLLSSLERVAVLADQKNNLVKCTFNHEEGQVSLSVETQDLGSAKESMPAEVTGESGEIAFNVKYLMDGLKALPTKEIKMQLNEGNQPVIFNPLGGLQMTYLVMPVQIVK; encoded by the coding sequence ATGAAATTCGTTTGTAGTCAAAGTGATCTCAATAGCAATTTATCTTTAGTCAGTCGGGCCGTTCCTTCTCGCCCTACCCATCCTATTTTAGCCAATGTGTTAGTGATAGCCGATAGTCAAAAAAACCGAGTTAGCTTAACTGCATTCGACCTCAGTTTAGGCATTGAAACCAGTTTTAGTGCTGATGTCAGCGAAGACGGCAAAATTACGTTACCCGCTAAACTTCTTAATGATATCGTATCACGACTGCCTGAAGGGGAAATTACCTTGATGGCCGAAGAAGCAGAAGACAATGACAGCCAAATTGTCGCCTTGAAATGTGCATCGGGACAGTTTCAGGTTAGGGCTATGGATGCAGAGGAGTTTCCCCCGTTACCCACAGTAGAAGAGGGAGAGTCTATACAGTTACCCATTATTATGTTAACCGAAGGCTTAAAAGGGGCTTTATTTGCAGCCAGTAGCGACGAAACAAAGCAAATATTGACTGGGGTTCATTTAACGGGAACCCCCGATAGTTTGGAATTTGCAGCTACTGATGGCCATCGTTTATCAGTAGTTGAAACCACTTTACCCCCCCAAACCGATGAGGATAATGAGGATGAGACAAGCAGTGAAATGCCTAATTTAGAAGGGTTTGCTGTAACCATTCCGGCGCGAGCTTTACGGGAGTTAGAACGGATGATCGGTAACCGCAGTGAGTCTGATGCGATCGCTTTACAAGTGGATGAAGCTCAAGTGGTGTTTCAATTGGGACATCAACGGTTAACGGTTCGTAAGTTAGATGGGGCTTATCCTAACTATCAAATGTTAATCCCAAAAGAGTTTACTCGCACCATTAGTTTAGAAAGAAAACGGTTATTAAGTAGTCTAGAAAGGGTAGCGGTTTTAGCGGATCAAAAAAACAATTTAGTGAAGTGTACTTTTAATCATGAAGAGGGACAGGTTTCCTTATCCGTTGAAACCCAAGATTTAGGCAGTGCCAAAGAATCCATGCCGGCAGAAGTCACAGGAGAAAGTGGAGAAATTGCCTTTAATGTTAAATATTTAATGGATGGGTTAAAAGCGTTACCAACGAAAGAAATTAAAATGCAGTTAAATGAAGGGAATCAACCAGTTATTTTTAATCCGTTAGGGGGTTTACAAATGACTTATTTAGTGATGCCAGTTCAGATTGTTAAGTAG
- the menD gene encoding 2-succinyl-5-enolpyruvyl-6-hydroxy-3-cyclohexene-1-carboxylic-acid synthase, translated as MQLDFRNINTLWSSIIVETLSRLGLTTAVICPGSRSTPLTVAFASHSKIDTIPILDERSAAFFALGIAKRTHLPVALICTSGTAGANFYPAVIEGKESQVPLLIFTADRPPELRNCHAGQTIDQVKLYGNYCNWYIELSLPSVEIRLLSYLRQTIIAAWDHALVPYKGIVHLNCPFREPLAPIIEPNIASLCTEVNFDNFFLNIYESNKKRLRTDYLYDHLNHWLSQANGIIIAGVGNSNNTDLYCNQIFRLSTLLNYPVLAEALCPFRNHAQGFPNLINTYDILLRNQKLADELVPDVVIQIGEFPTSKQLREWLTHHQVQHWVIDSRPDSLDPLHNNTYYIRTDIHDLEMEYNKQCIPGKQDLSYLQQWKKINKIINRNIKTTLDKTNELIEAKLPFILSKNLQDKTSIFIANSMPVRYAEFFWMPNKGQFMPYFNRGANGIEGTLSTALGVAYKAKSSLLITGDLALLHDTNGWLIRQHFQGHLTIILINNNGGGIFEMLPIAKEESVFESYFATPQNINFSQLCSTYNVEHILIKNWTQLKRLLNPLPSTGIRVLELQTDRKKDALWLQDNMKKLSMIDNK; from the coding sequence ATGCAGCTTGATTTTCGCAATATTAATACTTTATGGTCTTCTATTATTGTAGAGACATTATCTCGTTTAGGTTTAACCACTGCTGTTATTTGTCCTGGATCTCGTTCAACTCCTTTAACGGTTGCTTTTGCCAGTCACTCTAAGATTGACACTATCCCTATTTTAGACGAGCGATCGGCTGCTTTTTTTGCGTTAGGAATAGCTAAACGAACTCATCTTCCTGTCGCTTTAATTTGCACGTCAGGAACAGCAGGAGCTAATTTTTATCCTGCGGTGATTGAAGGGAAAGAAAGTCAAGTTCCTCTGTTAATTTTCACGGCTGATCGTCCCCCAGAATTAAGAAACTGTCATGCAGGACAAACCATTGATCAAGTTAAACTATACGGAAATTATTGTAATTGGTATATAGAGTTATCCTTACCTTCCGTAGAAATAAGATTGTTATCTTATCTTCGACAAACAATTATCGCTGCTTGGGATCATGCTCTAGTTCCTTATAAGGGAATTGTTCATTTAAACTGTCCTTTTCGTGAACCTTTAGCTCCTATTATTGAACCCAATATTGCAAGTTTATGTACTGAAGTTAATTTTGATAATTTTTTTCTCAATATCTATGAAAGTAACAAAAAACGTTTAAGAACTGATTATTTATATGATCATTTAAACCATTGGTTATCTCAAGCCAACGGAATCATTATTGCTGGTGTTGGTAATTCTAATAATACCGATTTATACTGCAATCAAATTTTTCGTTTATCCACTTTATTAAACTATCCAGTCTTAGCAGAAGCATTATGTCCTTTTAGGAATCATGCTCAAGGGTTTCCCAATTTAATTAATACTTATGATATCCTTCTTCGTAATCAAAAACTAGCTGATGAGTTGGTTCCTGATGTTGTTATTCAAATTGGAGAGTTTCCTACCAGTAAACAATTACGAGAATGGTTAACCCATCATCAAGTACAACATTGGGTCATTGATAGTCGACCTGATAGCCTTGATCCACTTCATAATAATACCTATTATATTCGGACTGATATTCATGATTTAGAGATGGAATATAACAAACAATGTATTCCTGGAAAACAAGATTTATCTTATCTTCAGCAATGGAAAAAAATAAACAAAATTATCAATCGAAATATCAAAACGACTCTTGATAAAACCAATGAATTAATAGAGGCTAAACTGCCTTTTATTTTATCTAAAAATTTACAAGATAAAACATCTATTTTTATCGCTAATAGTATGCCAGTACGTTATGCCGAATTTTTCTGGATGCCGAATAAAGGTCAATTTATGCCTTACTTTAATCGAGGTGCCAACGGTATTGAAGGAACTTTGTCAACAGCTTTAGGAGTAGCTTATAAAGCAAAAAGTAGTCTATTAATCACAGGAGATTTAGCCCTTTTACACGATACCAATGGCTGGTTAATTCGTCAGCATTTTCAAGGTCATTTAACTATCATTTTAATTAATAATAATGGGGGAGGAATCTTTGAGATGTTACCGATCGCCAAAGAAGAATCTGTGTTTGAATCTTATTTTGCTACTCCTCAAAATATTAATTTTTCTCAATTATGCTCGACTTATAACGTTGAACATATTTTAATCAAAAATTGGACACAACTAAAACGATTATTAAATCCATTACCCTCCACAGGAATTCGTGTGTTAGAATTACAAACAGACCGAAAAAAAGATGCACTTTGGTTACAAGACAACATGAAAAAACTATCGATGATTGATAATAAGTGA